TGCGCCCGTGCCCTATCGCGCGGCACTGGACGTGATGACCACGCGCAACGCGGCGATTGCCGAAGAAGCGGCTGGCGAACTGATCTGGCTGCTGGAACATCCGCCGGTCTACACCGCCGGGACCAGTGCGGTTGCCGGGGAACTGCTCGACCCGCGCTTCGATGTGGTCGATACCGGGCGCGGCGGCCGTTACACCTATCACGGACCGGGCCAGCGTGTCGGCTATGTCCTGCTCGATCTGGCGCGGCGTTCGCGCGATGTGCGCAAGTTCGTCCATGCACTGGAAGGCTGGGTTATTGCGACGCTGGCCGATTTCGGTGTCGAAAGCTGGAGCGTTCCCGATCGCGTGGGCATCTGGACGCGTGATATCGATGGATCGGAAGCCAAGATCGGGGCCATCGGTGTCCGCGTGCGCCGTTGGGTCACGATGCACGGGTTTTCTGTCAATCTGGCGCCCGATCTGTCGCACTTTTCGGGCATCGTGCCCTGCGGCATTGCGGAATATGGTGTGACCAGCCTCGAAAAACTCGGGATCACTGTTGCGCCGGAGGAGTGGGATCGGGCATTGGTGGCGCGTGCTGGCGATTTCCTCGCCGCGTTGGAAACACCGTGTGGAGTGAACCGCCCATGATATCCCGCCCGATCCTCGCAGGCCGTCCGATTCTTGCAGGCTTCCCGGTGCTGGCCGGGGTTCTGCTGCTGTCTGCCTGCGGGCAGGACGAAGCCTTGAAGGGCGATGGCCGCACCGCCTCGGGTGAAGTGCTGGAAGGCACGATCAGCGATGGCATGATCCCGCTGGACACGTTGCGTTCGCAAGCTCCGCTGGCAGAGCCGGAAGCCCCCGCGAAACCGGGCGACAAGGCAAGTGCGGGCAAAAAGCCGGAATCGGGCGAAGAGTCGGCCGATACCGCACCCGCGTCCGCGCCCACCCCTGCGCCAGACAGCGCGGCCGATCCGGTGGGCGCCGTGGTAAAATCCGCAACGGAGAACTAAGTCTCTGCCCATGGGGTAAAAATTTTTTCCGACCCTGCGGAATAAGTCCGCGACTGAACCGTATTCCCTGTGATGAGCAAGTGGAATTGGTTCAAGGCGCGCTCTGTAGAGCAACTCCCGGCGATGCGGCGTTATGCCCGTTCGCTGGTGGGGGACGAGCGCGCCGACGATCTCGTCCATGAAGCATTGCTGCGCGCCTATGAACGGCACGGCACGTTCCGGCATACGGGCAATATCCAGCATTGGCTTTTTGCCATCATGCACAATTGTTTCGTCAACGGCTGGCGCCGCGCGCAAGTGGAACGCGCAGGCGTGGACAGCCTGTCGATGACGGCGGCAGCCCATGCGCTGCCAAACCAGGAA
This genomic window from Caenibius tardaugens NBRC 16725 contains:
- the lipB gene encoding lipoyl(octanoyl) transferase LipB; protein product: MTADANEQIEWRLENAPVPYRAALDVMTTRNAAIAEEAAGELIWLLEHPPVYTAGTSAVAGELLDPRFDVVDTGRGGRYTYHGPGQRVGYVLLDLARRSRDVRKFVHALEGWVIATLADFGVESWSVPDRVGIWTRDIDGSEAKIGAIGVRVRRWVTMHGFSVNLAPDLSHFSGIVPCGIAEYGVTSLEKLGITVAPEEWDRALVARAGDFLAALETPCGVNRP
- a CDS encoding sigma-70 family RNA polymerase sigma factor is translated as MSKWNWFKARSVEQLPAMRRYARSLVGDERADDLVHEALLRAYERHGTFRHTGNIQHWLFAIMHNCFVNGWRRAQVERAGVDSLSMTAAAHALPNQEHAVELDRLAHAFDGLPPEQREVLHLVVVEGLSYQAAASVLEIPVGTVMSRLSRARAHLRLGGGEQRPNLKLVRGQDGRSD